A genomic region of [Eubacterium] eligens ATCC 27750 contains the following coding sequences:
- a CDS encoding AtpZ/AtpI family protein — translation MKNDSKALRNIVLISQLAICVMVPTFLCLALGIWLDKRFGTWFTVPLLFIGMAAGARNAYVLAMDTIRQEKLKKDKAQQDEIDRKVEEYRKRQEKDSSEIKR, via the coding sequence ATGAAGAATGATAGTAAAGCATTACGAAATATTGTACTGATATCCCAGCTCGCTATATGTGTGATGGTGCCAACATTTTTATGTCTGGCACTTGGAATATGGCTTGATAAAAGGTTTGGAACATGGTTTACGGTTCCGCTGCTTTTTATCGGGATGGCAGCAGGTGCAAGAAATGCATATGTTCTGGCAATGGACACAATACGACAGGAGAAGCTTAAGAAAGATAAGGCACAGCAGGATGAAATCGACAGAAAGGTAGAGGAATACAGAAAGAGGCAGGAAAAAGATTCCAGTGAAATTAAGAGGTGA
- the atpB gene encoding F0F1 ATP synthase subunit A codes for MGSESLTAMVAGDSSFMIKTLYTFKLNGVSLNIDTTHVALLLVSVFILVMAVIARIKINKVDASDTPGMFQNAIEIIVEMLGTMVDGIMGKNANKFVNYISTLFLFIIISNISGLFGLRPPTADYGVTLCLGLITFILVQFNGIKKNRIKHFTALFQPIWFLFPINLIGEFAVPLSLSLRLFGNVMSGTVLMGLIYDLLSPFTVAYPAVLHAYFDLFSGCIQAYVFCMLTMVYVNDKIAD; via the coding sequence GTGGGAAGCGAGAGTTTGACTGCGATGGTGGCCGGAGATTCAAGTTTCATGATTAAGACGCTGTACACATTTAAGCTGAATGGCGTTTCATTGAACATTGACACAACACATGTGGCTCTGCTGCTGGTATCAGTCTTTATTCTTGTTATGGCTGTAATAGCAAGGATTAAGATTAATAAAGTCGATGCTTCAGATACACCGGGAATGTTCCAGAATGCCATAGAAATCATCGTTGAGATGTTAGGCACTATGGTTGATGGTATTATGGGTAAGAATGCCAACAAGTTTGTGAATTATATATCCACATTATTCTTGTTTATAATAATATCTAACATATCCGGTCTGTTTGGGTTAAGACCACCAACGGCTGATTATGGTGTTACTCTGTGTCTTGGTCTGATAACATTTATACTGGTTCAGTTCAATGGTATCAAGAAGAACAGGATTAAGCACTTTACAGCATTATTCCAACCGATATGGTTTTTATTCCCGATTAACCTTATTGGTGAATTTGCAGTTCCGTTATCATTATCATTACGTCTTTTCGGTAATGTAATGTCAGGAACAGTTCTTATGGGATTGATATATGATTTGCTCAGTCCATTTACAGTTGCATACCCGGCAGTTCTGCATGCGTACTTTGATTTATTCTCAGGCTGCATTCAGGCGTATGTATTCTGCATGTTAACTATGGTTTATGTTAACGACAAGATAGCCGATTAA
- a CDS encoding deoxycytidylate deaminase, translating to MGDKRKDYISWDEYFMGIATLSGMRSKDPNTQVGACIVSQDNKILSMGYNGLPRGCSDDEFPWNRDGEDNKYFYTTHSELNAILNYRGGSLDNAKLYVTLFPCNECAKAIIQAGIKTVVYDCDKYADTASVIASKRMLNAAGVRYYKYERTGRTITIDM from the coding sequence ATGGGCGATAAGAGAAAAGATTATATATCATGGGATGAATATTTCATGGGAATTGCAACACTTTCCGGTATGAGGTCAAAGGATCCTAATACACAGGTTGGTGCGTGTATAGTAAGTCAGGATAATAAGATATTATCCATGGGGTATAACGGACTTCCAAGGGGCTGTTCTGATGATGAGTTTCCATGGAACAGAGATGGCGAAGATAATAAGTATTTTTACACAACTCATAGTGAGCTTAATGCAATTCTTAATTACAGAGGCGGAAGCCTTGATAATGCCAAGCTTTATGTTACACTTTTTCCATGTAACGAATGTGCTAAGGCAATTATTCAGGCAGGAATTAAGACTGTTGTATATGACTGTGACAAATATGCAGATACTGCATCTGTAATTGCATCAAAGAGAATGCTTAATGCCGCAGGTGTCAGATATTACAAGTATGAAAGAACAGGTCGCACAATAACAATTGACATGTAA
- the atpE gene encoding ATP synthase F0 subunit C, giving the protein MNISGSEFISAMSAIGAGIAMIAGVGPGVGQGIAAGYGASAVGRNPGAKSDITSTMLLGQAVAETTGLYGFAVAIILMFVKPFGN; this is encoded by the coding sequence ATGAATATTTCAGGAAGTGAATTTATTAGTGCTATGTCAGCAATTGGAGCAGGTATTGCGATGATCGCAGGTGTTGGTCCTGGTGTTGGTCAGGGTATCGCAGCAGGTTATGGTGCATCTGCAGTAGGACGTAACCCGGGAGCTAAGTCTGATATTACTTCAACAATGCTTCTTGGACAGGCCGTAGCCGAGACAACAGGTCTTTACGGTTTTGCCGTAGCTATTATCTTAATGTTCGTTAAGCCTTTCGGAAACTAA
- the atpH gene encoding ATP synthase F1 subunit delta, with protein MAKLIEATYGDALFELAVEESRVDSLYDEAGAVIEAFNDNPEFGRLLNHPEVEKGEKEGLINNIFSQFVSGDMTGLLITMVSKDRQKKIVDTLEYFRKRVLEYKKIGIAYVSTAKPLTDEQKKAVAGKLLETTGYVDFQMHYSVDESLIGGMVIRIGDRVVDSSIKHKIDELSRSLMKIQL; from the coding sequence ATGGCTAAGCTAATTGAAGCAACATACGGTGATGCTTTATTTGAGCTTGCCGTAGAAGAGTCCAGGGTGGATTCTCTGTATGATGAGGCCGGGGCTGTCATTGAAGCATTTAATGATAATCCGGAGTTTGGCAGACTGCTCAATCATCCAGAAGTTGAAAAGGGAGAAAAGGAAGGACTTATTAATAACATTTTCTCTCAGTTTGTTTCAGGAGATATGACAGGTTTGTTGATAACCATGGTCTCAAAGGACAGACAGAAAAAGATTGTTGATACACTTGAGTATTTTCGAAAGAGAGTTCTCGAATACAAGAAAATAGGAATTGCTTATGTAAGCACAGCAAAGCCACTCACTGATGAACAGAAGAAGGCTGTTGCTGGGAAGCTGTTAGAAACTACAGGATATGTTGATTTCCAGATGCATTATTCGGTTGATGAAAGTCTTATTGGCGGAATGGTAATAAGAATCGGTGACCGTGTAGTAGACAGCAGTATTAAGCATAAAATAGACGAACTTTCCAGAAGTCTGATGAAGATTCAGTTATAG
- the atpF gene encoding F0F1 ATP synthase subunit B — protein sequence MNLSGNTFVAIAADGRLFGLDPQLLFDAAVTAVNVFVLFLLLTFILFNPVRNMLKKRQDKITSDRENAENDKKEAGALKAEYEAKLKDAHKEAEQILSDARKTAMHNETKIIDEAKAEAARIIERANVEAELEKQKVADEVKQQIVTVAAVMASKLVARSIDEKDSNALIEETLNEMGEKTWLS from the coding sequence TTGAATTTGTCAGGAAATACATTTGTTGCCATAGCGGCTGATGGACGATTATTCGGTCTGGATCCGCAGCTCCTTTTTGATGCAGCAGTAACTGCAGTCAATGTATTTGTACTGTTTCTTTTACTTACATTTATTCTTTTCAATCCTGTAAGGAATATGTTAAAGAAGAGACAGGACAAGATAACAAGTGACAGGGAGAACGCTGAGAACGATAAGAAGGAAGCGGGTGCCCTTAAAGCAGAATATGAGGCTAAGTTAAAGGATGCCCACAAGGAGGCAGAACAGATTCTTAGTGATGCAAGAAAGACTGCTATGCACAATGAGACCAAAATCATTGATGAAGCCAAGGCTGAGGCAGCAAGAATTATAGAAAGAGCTAATGTTGAAGCTGAACTTGAGAAGCAGAAGGTTGCTGATGAGGTTAAACAGCAGATTGTAACTGTAGCAGCTGTTATGGCATCTAAGTTAGTTGCCAGATCTATTGATGAGAAGGACAGCAATGCTCTTATTGAAGAGACTTTGAATGAAATGGGTGAGAAAACATGGCTAAGCTAA
- the atpG gene encoding ATP synthase F1 subunit gamma: MASMRDIKRRRDSIQSTGQITKAMKLVSTVKLQKAKGKAESTKPYFDLMYDTVKNMLAKSGNINHKYLKAGDSSKKAIITITANRGLAGGYNSNITRLITGSDIPKEDALIYAIGTKGRDFLSRRGYQIKADYSDMVEEPAYTDAKAICNEVLDAFTSGEVGEIYLAYTSFKNTVVHEPKLIRLLPVDADAMKQDGEETDNTPMNYEPGEEEALNLIIPKYVCSLIYGAMVEAVASENGARMQAMDSATSNAEDMISDLSLKFNRARQASITQELTEIIAGANAIN; the protein is encoded by the coding sequence ATGGCCTCAATGAGAGACATAAAAAGACGCAGAGATAGTATTCAAAGTACCGGTCAGATTACCAAAGCCATGAAGCTCGTATCTACTGTTAAATTGCAGAAAGCTAAAGGGAAAGCGGAAAGTACCAAGCCGTATTTCGACCTCATGTATGATACCGTAAAGAATATGCTTGCCAAGTCAGGTAATATCAATCACAAATATCTGAAAGCCGGAGATTCAAGTAAGAAAGCGATTATCACAATTACAGCGAACAGAGGACTTGCCGGAGGATATAATTCTAATATTACCAGACTTATAACAGGTAGTGATATTCCTAAGGAAGACGCACTTATATATGCAATAGGAACAAAGGGAAGAGATTTCCTTTCAAGAAGAGGCTATCAGATTAAAGCAGATTATTCAGATATGGTTGAAGAACCTGCGTATACAGATGCCAAGGCTATATGTAATGAGGTGCTTGATGCATTTACAAGTGGAGAAGTCGGAGAGATATATCTTGCTTATACATCTTTTAAGAACACTGTGGTTCATGAACCTAAGCTTATCAGGCTGCTTCCTGTTGACGCAGATGCGATGAAACAGGATGGCGAAGAGACTGATAACACACCTATGAATTATGAACCGGGTGAAGAGGAAGCTCTTAACCTGATTATACCGAAGTATGTGTGTAGTCTGATATACGGAGCTATGGTTGAGGCCGTTGCAAGTGAGAACGGAGCACGTATGCAGGCAATGGACAGCGCAACAAGCAATGCAGAGGATATGATATCAGATCTGTCGCTTAAGTTTAACAGAGCGCGTCAGGCTTCAATTACACAGGAACTTACAGAGATTATAGCAGGAGCGAATGCTATCAATTAA
- a CDS encoding DUF402 domain-containing protein — MPTLYRKRLIPDECVNLKDDNIIFLDSDAIMTSWNTFRPKAEFTHGTSYYVINEGFKISKFYKADNSLAYIYCDIIDTSYDAVSDTYIFTDLLADVIIENDGRVRVVDLDELGDALTENIISCELMSDALHKLNKLLTAIYNGTFNEYIRILESHE; from the coding sequence ATGCCTACATTATACAGAAAAAGACTTATTCCTGATGAATGCGTTAATCTTAAGGACGATAACATAATATTCTTAGATTCTGATGCTATTATGACCAGCTGGAACACATTTCGTCCAAAAGCTGAATTCACACATGGAACATCATATTATGTTATTAACGAAGGTTTTAAGATAAGCAAATTCTATAAAGCAGATAACTCTCTTGCATATATCTATTGTGACATTATTGACACTTCTTATGATGCTGTCTCTGATACATATATATTCACTGATCTTCTCGCTGATGTCATAATTGAGAATGACGGGCGCGTCCGTGTTGTCGACCTTGATGAATTAGGAGATGCACTTACAGAGAATATCATAAGCTGTGAACTTATGTCTGATGCGCTTCACAAGCTTAACAAGCTTCTTACCGCCATCTATAACGGAACCTTTAATGAATACATCAGGATTCTTGAATCTCATGAATAA
- the atpA gene encoding F0F1 ATP synthase subunit alpha, translating into MNLRPEEISSVIKEQIKRYSTELEVSDVGTVIQVADGIARIHGLEKAMQGELLEFPGEVYGMVLNLEEDNVGAVLLGDSRNVNEGDTVKTTGRVVEVPVGDALTGRVVNALGQPIDGKGPIVTDKYRKIERVASGVITRKSVSVPLQTGIKAIDAMVPIGRGQRELIIGDRQTGKTAIAIDTIINQKGQGVHCIYVAIGQKASTVASIVKTLEEYGAMAYTTVVASTASELAPLQYIAPYSGCAIGEEWMENGGDVLVVYDDLSKHAAAYRTLSLLLKRAPGREAYPGDVFYLHSRLLERAARMSDEYGGGSLTALPIIETQAGDVSAYIPTNVISITDGQIYLETEMFNSGFRPAINAGLSVSRVGGSAQIKAIKKIAAPIRTELAQYRELASFSQFGSELDADTKEKLAQGERIREMLKQPQYKPMPVEYQVIIIYAVTKKYVIDIDVDRILDFEQGLFDFIDTKYPQIPESIKETKELTADNEKALIAAIEEFKKTFIQ; encoded by the coding sequence ATGAATTTAAGACCGGAAGAAATCAGTTCAGTTATAAAAGAACAGATAAAGAGATATTCTACCGAACTTGAAGTATCAGATGTTGGTACTGTTATTCAGGTAGCAGATGGTATCGCACGAATTCATGGATTAGAAAAGGCCATGCAGGGAGAACTTCTTGAGTTCCCAGGCGAGGTATATGGAATGGTACTTAACCTTGAAGAGGATAATGTTGGTGCCGTTTTACTTGGTGATTCAAGAAATGTTAATGAAGGCGATACTGTTAAGACAACTGGACGAGTTGTTGAGGTTCCAGTTGGTGACGCATTGACAGGACGAGTTGTCAATGCATTAGGACAGCCTATTGATGGCAAAGGACCAATCGTTACAGATAAGTATCGTAAGATTGAGAGAGTTGCATCAGGCGTTATTACAAGAAAGTCAGTAAGCGTACCACTTCAGACAGGTATTAAGGCTATTGATGCCATGGTTCCTATCGGAAGAGGACAGAGAGAGCTTATTATCGGTGACCGTCAGACAGGTAAGACGGCTATCGCTATTGATACTATTATTAACCAGAAGGGTCAGGGCGTACATTGTATATATGTTGCCATCGGACAGAAGGCTTCAACTGTTGCAAGTATTGTTAAGACTCTTGAAGAGTACGGTGCAATGGCATATACAACTGTAGTTGCATCTACAGCCAGCGAGCTTGCTCCTTTACAGTATATCGCTCCTTATTCAGGATGCGCTATTGGTGAAGAGTGGATGGAGAACGGTGGAGATGTATTAGTTGTTTACGATGATTTAAGTAAGCATGCTGCAGCATACAGAACACTTTCACTTCTTCTTAAGAGAGCACCTGGACGAGAGGCTTATCCTGGTGATGTATTCTATCTTCATTCAAGACTTCTTGAGAGAGCAGCCAGAATGTCAGATGAATACGGTGGAGGTTCACTTACAGCACTTCCAATTATTGAAACTCAGGCAGGAGATGTTTCAGCATATATTCCTACTAATGTTATTTCTATCACAGATGGACAGATATATCTTGAGACAGAAATGTTTAATTCAGGTTTCAGACCAGCTATTAATGCCGGTTTGTCTGTATCACGAGTTGGTGGTTCAGCACAGATTAAGGCTATTAAGAAGATTGCTGCTCCTATCCGTACAGAGCTTGCCCAGTACAGAGAGCTTGCATCATTCTCACAGTTCGGTTCAGAGCTTGATGCTGATACTAAGGAAAAGCTTGCACAGGGTGAAAGAATCAGAGAGATGCTTAAGCAGCCACAGTACAAGCCAATGCCGGTTGAGTATCAGGTTATAATCATTTATGCAGTTACCAAGAAGTATGTTATCGATATAGATGTTGACAGAATTCTTGATTTTGAGCAGGGATTATTCGACTTTATTGATACCAAGTATCCACAGATTCCAGAGTCTATCAAGGAGACTAAGGAACTGACAGCAGATAATGAGAAGGCACTTATAGCTGCCATCGAGGAGTTTAAGAAAACATTTATCCAGTAA